In Mycolicibacterium nivoides, the DNA window GCAGATCGTCGACGGCGTCCGCCAGCTCCCACAACCGTCCCAGGCTGGCGACGCGTGGACGGCTCCCGGCGGGTTTGTCCGACCAGGAGTGGAACGTGCGCTTGCTGATGCCGGTCGCCTTGAACATCTCCTTCTGCGTGAGGCCCAGCTCGGCGCGGAGGCGCTCGAACGCGTCGACGACATCGGCGGTCTCGTCGACGCTGCTGTCGGTCTCGGTGTCCATCACCGTGTCGATGAAGGTGTACGGGGCCGTCAACCACAGCGCCGAGCCCGAGAGGTTCAACTGACCGTCGAGCCCCTTGAACACCTCGACGCGGAACTGATCCCAGGCGCAGGGATCGAGCGCGCCGGAGAAGTGCGCGACAGCGTCTCGCAGTCC includes these proteins:
- a CDS encoding helix-turn-helix domain-containing protein; amino-acid sequence: MTIMQQQPTGSRVLRSPSQVRERRHRHPAPCDSNVWFSTFVEISSSSGLRDAVAHFSGALDPCAWDQFRVEVFKGLDGQLNLSGSALWLTAPYTFIDTVMDTETDSSVDETADVVDAFERLRAELGLTQKEMFKATGISKRTFHSWSDKPAGSRPRVASLGRLWELADAVDDLRETLDQPLSRWLRGDEKRIGALLDGRFDELVDLAVDRAPFPRREIGTSVYEGIAADVETPIIRGSEPLVTEDVEDGFAR